The following are encoded together in the Cicer arietinum cultivar CDC Frontier isolate Library 1 chromosome 2, Cicar.CDCFrontier_v2.0, whole genome shotgun sequence genome:
- the LOC101497350 gene encoding uncharacterized protein yields the protein MGAEIEAQENHAEERPRPSPTTLTPDQFLSWKRQKDAAASARKAEASRKRAEDIAAGTVQMNGRELFLHEPWVFDES from the exons ATGGGAGCGGAAATTGAAGCGCAGGAAAATCACGCAGAAGAGAGGCCAAGACCTTCTCCCACTACTCTCACACCAGATCAGTTCCTCTCATGGAAGCGCCAAAAG GATGCTGCTGCATCAGCTAGAAAAGCTGAAGCATCAAGGAAACGGGCTGAGGATATTGCCGCTGGAACAGTCCAAATGAACGGCCGGGAACTGTTTCTGCATGAGCCATGGGTGTTTGATGAATCATGA